The following nucleotide sequence is from Salinispirillum sp. LH 10-3-1.
GCGTCGAGGGCCTGCTCCTCGCAGGCCGTCAATTCAGTCATCAAGTCGTATTCAATTTGCAGTCGATCCGATGCTTTCATCGCGCCAAAGCCAGAGCTTCCTGACGAATACCATCCCAAGCTGTTTTGATTTCCATCATCAAACCGATGACTTCATCAACAATTTTTTCATCGTTGCGCATATTGGCTTCAAACAAGCGGCGCGTCATGTAGTCATACAGACGCTCCAAATTCATCGACAACTCTCCGGCGTCCATATTCAAGCTTTCTTGTAGCCCGGAGATAATGTTAATCGCCGAGTTCAGCATCTTGTTGCGCTGCTCAATGTCGTTGCGCTGGATATGTCCCTTTGCCGCTGACATACGCGCCAAAGCACCGTCGATCAGAAGTTGAATCAACTTGTGCGGATCAGCATCCATGATGCTGGTTTCAGTCCCTACCGCTTGATACTGCCTAGCACCGCGTGCGTACATATTTGCGCCCTCGTATTTTTTGTCAACGGTTCATAGAGTGTGGCGACTTCTTGCGGCAAAACTTGAGTCTTTTTGCGGCAAAACTTAAGTCTTTTCTTTGCTCATTGACCGTAAGCCACTCGAATTATTATCCGTAGGAGCGCAGCCCTCTGCGCGAATATTCGGCCAGAGGGCTGGCCTCCTACATATACACTCCTATCCGACACACAACACACCATGCTGGCACGCTCTTTGAAATACCCTCTGTAGAGTTTAGACACAATCCCTGTCATTTCCAGCGCTAAGCCGCGGATTTACTGGGGTTGTCCGATCAAAGGCACTGCGTAACGGCAGTAAGAGTGGCAAGTGACTGCCGCTCGCTATGGCAAAAAGAAGCCGGAGACAAGAGATGACACAGGCAAAACGACAGGTTAAGCCATCCGCCTTGCCGGAATACACCGATATCAAGGTACTCGAACGTCAGGCCGTTTGGCACCTGGACCAAGCGGGTAAACACGACATCGGATACGACGCCAGTAATGAGCATCTGGCGCAAGCCGCCTTATTGGCTGAAGCCTTGGCGCAATACCCGGAACACCGTGCTCTGGCCTACAACTTCAATGGCCGTATTGCGCTGGAGAAGGGGCAGTTTGATGATGCCGAACTGTTTCTCACCGAAGCAGCCAAGCTATCGCCCAAGGACCCTGGCATTGCCTTTAGCCGCGGTCATTTGGCGCTGCAACGCCACCGCCTGAGCGATGCCGCCGCCTTTTTCCGCGATGCTATAGACATCGACCCCAACGCCACCATTGCTGACCAGTCGTTAGCCTACGTCAAATACCGTAGCGGCATGTACGCCGAGGCCTTTGGGGATTACCGCAAGCTGGTACGAAAATACCCAAAAAACAGCGCTCTGACCTCTCGTCTTCTTGAATGCGCCAGCCAGATCAAAGCTGACTATTACGATGCCACCCTCGCCGCCGACATCATCAATCTTCTGCACACGGATAATCTTGACCACCAAGCGCTTGCACCACTGGCCGGTTCATTACTCATTCACCGGTACGAGTTGCACAACCCGAACGCCAGCATTGAGCTGCACCAACTGGTGCAAGATGAGCTGCTCATCGCGGCCCTGAACCGGCTATTGTTTGTCCATCCAGAACTGGATGACCTGTTGGCATCGCTGCGTCAAACCGTTTTGCATCATCACCTAAGCCTTGGCCATATTGATGCCGACCTTAAGCCGCTCCTGCTAGGCTTAGCGCAATACGGGTTACATAACGAGTTCTTGCTGTACCAAACCCCGGATGAAGCGCAAACGATCCAAGCACTGAAAGGTTATCTAAAAGAAGAGCTGGGTGGTCAATGCAAACCCAAAGATTTGATCTTACCGGCGCTGTTGCTGTCGCTCTATGAGCCGCTGGCACAGAAGGGATTGGCTTGGCCCGTCAAAGCGCTGATGAAAGCTGCCGACAAGCAAGCTCAGGCTGTTTTCCACGCGCACTTGTTAGCTACCGCAGAAGAAGTCGTGCGGGCCAACGAACTCGAAGCCCTGACGGATATTCAAGGTGGGGTATCTCAAGATGTGCGTGCGCAATACGAAGATAACCCCTACCCACGCTGGACTCACCTGCCGCTGCATACACCGGCGCATTACGCGCGTGCCGTGGCGAGCGAGATCCCTGCGTTCAATATCAACACCTTTCGTCACCGCAAGCCAACACGTGTACTGATAGCGGGTTCTGGTACGGGGCGGCACGCCATTCATATGGCGCGTCATTTTCATGACGTCGACGTCACGGCCGTCGACCTCAGCCGCCGCAGCCTTGCCTACGGGCAAGCCATGGCGGAGCGTTATGGCGTCGACAACATAGAATTCTACCAAGCGGATATACTAGCCCTCACCAAGGATTTGCTGCCCGAGCAAGAGCTTTTTGATGTCATTGAGTGCTCAGGCGTGCTGCACCACATGGGCAACCCGATGGCCGGCTGGGAAGCATTGACTGAACTACTGCGTCCACAGGGTCTGATGAAGGTTGGGTTATACAGTCGCCGTGCCCGAACCACCATCACCAGCTTGAGGCGGGTGATTGCTGATCAGGGCTTTGGCACCACGCCAGACGATATTCGCCGGTTCCGTCACGCCCTATTACAACAAAAGAGTGAGGGCCCGGATTTGAAGACCATCACCACGTCGGTCGACTTTTACTCAATGAGTGGGGTTCGAGATTTGCTGTTTCATGCGCAGGAGCACGTCTTCTCGCCGGAAGATCTTAGCCTGCTGATTCGACAGTTACCGCTGGAGTTTTTGGGCTTCGTGTTGCCGCCGTCGGTGCGACGCTCTTATCAACACTTCTTCCCGGACGATCAGTTGATGAACGACCTGAAGAACTGGGAACGCTTGGAAATTGACAACCCAAGACTGTTCGGCGGCATGTACCAGATGTATTTGCAGAAGCGGTAGGAGGCAAGCCCACTGGCCGATTCGCGCAGAGGGCTGCGCCCCTACGTGCTACACCCGCCGTTGATTGGCGGGTATGCTCATACAGAAAAGCACCCGCCCTACTTCTTATTGGTCAGCATCGAATTCATGATGTCGAACTGCTGCTGCAAGAACGACTCAGTGCTGTTCAATCGGGAAATGATCAAGTCATTAAACAAGAACTGTGACTTCAAACGCTGCTCCTGTGCGGCAATTCGAGTCTCCAGCCGAGCTTTCTCTTCATTGATCAAGTCCATTTCCTTATCCAAGCCTGCTAAACGCGTCTGTACCGTTCCACCAGACTTCAACAGGCCAGAAAACAGATTGCCCAGTTGCTCAAACACACCGCTCACATAGTTAACTGTACCGCGTGACCCTAACTGCCCACCCAACACACGAAGCTGAATACCAGCAGCAGGATCTTTAGAGCCCGAAGCGTCTTTGCCGTCCGTCGTCGCTGACGTAGGCGACAAGCCAGTCACCGCAGACAACGCAGGGTCCATTGAGTTGATACGCACCTTGGAGTTCACACCTGTCGATACCGAAAAAATACCGAAGGTATTGGTATTGGGATCGTACTGCACATCCACCGCCTTACCCGCCGATGCCAATGCACTGTCGTTATTAATAGCCCGCTTCATTTCATCTGCCAAAGCGCGGCCCGTGGCATAGGCGGTCTCGGTCAAATTAATTTCACCCGAGGCCACACCATCAATAGTGACGCGAATGGTATTGCTGGCTGAGTCCAAGCCCACCGCACTGGAGAAATCAAAACCTGGCGAACCCAGAATGTACCCATTGGTCGCCGCCTGCGCGCCGCTGCCGGCGGTTAGCACCTGGCCGTTACCGGTCGCACGGATACCATTGATGGTTCCCTGCACATCCTTACCCATGGCGACTTCGTTTTCTGAGCCGTCTGACAGGCTAAAGCCTAATTGACTGGTCGCCGGGTTAGACACGAAAGCAAAGGATACGTTCGTGGAATTATCGAACGAAATGTTGAATCGGCCACGGCCTTGCTCGTCTTTTTCGTAGGTCACGGTCGATTGTGAATCAAAACCCTGCACTGAACCCAACTCAAACCCGAATGCATCGCGGCCCAGTATATTCGGGCCTGCCGCGGCCAAACCTAACGAGGCAGCAGCGCCGGCATCGGCGGAGACGACTTCAAGAGACGCTAAAGCGCCAAAGGTGGCGTTGGTTTTCGCGCCGTTTTTAGAGCGTGTTTCAAAGACTATCTGGTCATTCTCGTCCAAGCGCGCGACCACATCGCCGGCGGTGAAGTTACCTCCGCCACCGGCGTTCGCCAACCCAATGTTCAGACGCTGCTGAATATACGCCAAGGTATCTTCAGCGGTTCCTGCACTGAGGTCTTCAGTGAGCGACACATCAATGTTGACGCCATCAACGCGGAACGTGAAGTTAGCTGGGTCGGCTGAAAAATCGATGCCCGTCGTGATGGCATTGCCCGGCGTGGTCATATCACCACGACCGTCAGACAACATGGTCAACACTTCGGAGCTGCCCTTCGCTAGCGTTTCTAAAGCCAAACCACCCGCTGAATTGATGGCCTTGACATCACCCGCTGCCAATCCACCTGCCACTAGAGCATTATCAATCGCTGTTTGGACGCTGTCTAAGTTGTCGGTGCCGTTGGCATCAACATCCACAGTGAACGACTGACCGTTGTATTCAAAGGTGAATCCGGCCGGCCGAGCATCAAAGTTAATAGCCGTTCCAATAGGCCGAGTACCAGGGGTGGTAATCGCGCCAACGGCAGCGCCCTCCACCGTTGGGTCAGAGTTAATGGCTGCTTGAATAGCGGCAGCCAAGGCTTCCGGTGTTTCATAGATACCCGCAGGTACGTCGATAATACCGGAGTTCACTTCAATGTAGCGGTTGTCGTAACTGAGCTGGAACTGCACGCCAGTGCCAATGCTTACACCAGAATTGGCATCACCCTGCGCGCTCTCCAACCCCAGTACATCGTTGCTGCCCGTTACATTCACGTTGGCCAGCTCAATGGTCTGCGGTGCGGCGTCTATCGGAGAACTGAACACTAAACGGTTCGATGAATTGAACTGTGCCGTCACCTGTCCGGCTAGCCCCGCGGCATTCAACTGCGCGTTGATGTACGACAGCATGTCGTTACGCGAGCGCTCTTCTACCACATTGCCATTGATGTCCAACACGTTCGACATATCTTGGTCGAGTGTAATATTGACGGGTGCACCGCCGTTCAGAATCAAGTCAAAAGAAACCGTATTACTGGCAAAATTAAAGCTGTCTTTCTCGAACACCTCACGCGAACCAGGGATGGTGGAGGCTGAGAAAGCCAGGTCGTTCAGCGTATTGTAAAATTGGCCACTCACACCGCCTTGACCAGGCAAGGTCAGACCTAAGGTGTTTGCAATATTGGCATCGGCACCCACCAAGGACACCTGCGAACTGCTACCAAACCGACTGGACGTAATCTCAATGCTGCTGGTGGCTTCGTTAAAGCCCACTGTGACACTGCGCGAACGGCCTAATAACGTCGAATTGTTGTTGATGGAATTTTGAATCATCAACACCAGGTCGTCTATGTTGTCATAAGTACCTTGCGTCAAGTCTACAGTTGCCGTGGTCCCATCCACGTTAATACGGAAGGAATCGTTAGACCCACCAATAATAACCGGATTCCCCGCCGTCGGCTCGGTGATCGGCCGCCCTTTCATTTTGGCCTGAGTCGCTAGCTGCGTAATCTCAACAGCGTATTCACCTGGCTTGGTATCAGCGCTCTTGGCAATGTAATTGATCAAACCATCGTTTGCCACCGTACGGTTGGCAAACAAACCGGTTACTGAATCTATCGAATTCTGAAAAGCCTGCTCCAGTTTATCGACATTGAGTGCCAGCTTATAGTTGTCTGTCCTATCGGTGAATATTCCGATATCAGCCAATGAACGATACTGCGAATTTTCTAGGCCCGATACAATCTGTGTTAACGCACTGCGCACCTGGTTTTGTACCGTACGTAAAGTGGAGTCGCCCAGCAACAAACCGCCCTGCGGATCATCTGGACTGAATTTGGTCACCTCAGAATAGACTTCACGATAGAAGTTATAGGCGTCGATGAACTCTTCAGTTTTTTCGACCACGCCCGAGGTATCGCGGCTGATGTTCAAGTTAACCGTACTGCCGGCCGTTGCTGAATTCAGGTTGATGGTCACGCCGCGAATGACTTCGGTCAGCTGGTTAGACCGCGACGTGATCGCCAGACCGTTAACCGTCAATTCAGCATCGGCTGCTTTTTGCGTCATCAGCATGTTGTTGTTCGGATCATTTTGCGTTTCGTTGTACGCCAAGGCTTGCAAACCGGCATCACCGGCCACGGTGATCTCCATAGCATTGTCCAAACCCGCTTCCTTAGAGCTCAACAACAAGCGAAAACCGGTACCGTCGTTCACCAGCGAGGCTTGCACGCCCATGTTCGCAGCGTTGATGGCGTCACGAACGCCACCCAGTGTATTGTTGGTCGAATTAAGGTCCAGTGTGAATTCTCGCCCCGCACTGTTTTGCTCGAAGCCTTGAATGTTATTGCTGCCGTCGTAATCAAAGGTACCGAAACGAAACGTCAGCGTACCTGTACCGACGGTATCGGTAACAGAATTGTAGCGCGGTGATGCCACCGTGTGAGATTGCGCGATGGAGTCAACAGCGATCGAATAGTTACCCACCTCTGCAGTGGACGACGTGGTTGCGGTAACAGCACTGGCATTGCTGGAGGTCGCCTTGGTTTGGCGAATATTGGTCGCGCTAGACAGAGCTCGTGCAGCCACTTCCAAACTGCTCAAGGCACTCTTAACTTCACCGTAAGCAGTGATCTGTGCTTCTACCTTGGCTGTTTTGAACTCTAAGCGCTTATCAGTAGCTTCCCGTTCCGCCGCAATGATCTGCTCCGCAAGATCTGCGGTCAGTAATCCCGAACCGATACCTAAAGACTGAATGCTCGCCATGATAAAACTCCGCTGCCGTTGTGTCAGGCGCTAACCGCTCGCCCTATGGATTCACCTTAACGCCCTTTTTGGCTCCGCACAAACACAAAAAGGGTGTAAGGTTTATCGGCTCATCACCGTTAAACTTTACACCCTATATTGTAAGCAATTGTATAACGCTTGGCCTACTTACACCTGCGCTCTAAACAGTGTGAGTGGTTCTTCTTGGTTCAACTTCTGAGCCAGTGAAACCGCCTCCTCGCTGGGGATCTGCCGAATGAGCTCCTGTGTCGATGCATCATAAACACTGATGACCGTAATACCACTGGATTCATCTAAGCTGAAATTCAGCGAACGTTGTGTGTTCTGCACGTAGTCCTTCAACCGGGCTACGGCGTCGTTCACATCGTTGGCCGTCTGGACTTTGTCCTGAGCGACCTCTACTTTCTGTTCAGAACTTCTCAGGTCAGTCCCGCTGAGACTCGCCATCGTGGCGGTGGAACTGGGCAGTGCTTTGCCCGTCTCGTTGGTTCTGGTCTGCTGTACAGCAGGTGAAGAGGCGGATTTGGCTGTGGTGGCCTTAAAGACCGCCAAGCTTGCTTCCATTGAATTTGCCATACGCAAATACCTCTTGTTTATCATTCACCGACTATCTTGGAACGTTAGTGAGATGGCCTAGGCGCTAGCCTAGGCCATCGACCCTATTATCCCAACAGTGACAGTACCTGCTGTGGCCGCTGGTTAGCCTGCGCCAGGATGGAAATACCCGCCTGCTGCAGTACCTGCGTCCGGCTCAGCTCCGCTGATTCAGATGCGAAGTCAGCGTCACGGATACGAGAGTTCGCAGCCGTCAGGTTTTCCTGAGTGATCTGCAGGTTACTGATGGTAGACTCGAAGCGGTTTTGAATCGCACCGAGGTCAGCACGCGTACTGGTTACAGAGCGCAGTGCGTTATCTACCGCAGTAATGGCGGCCGTTGCACCTTCGAAGGTTGAGATGTCGATGTCTTTCAAGAACTGACCATCTTCACCACCACCGAAAGTACCGACTTTCAAGCCAAGAGCCTCCAGCGCTGCAGTGCCGTTTGAGCCACCTTCCAGCGTGAACTTACCCGCACTTTCCAGAGTAACCGTACCGTATGTGGTTTCGTAGGTTACGCCTTCAGCAGAGATACGGCCGTCAATAGAGTCGGTTCCGAATGCGGCTTCACCGATACCGTCACCTTCCAAGCCAAACACAGCACCCATGCTCTCGTCAGTACCCGACTGATTGTCGATTGCGACGGAGATGTTGCGCCCATCCGCTGCTGTCAGTGTCAGGGACACACCGTTGTCAGTAGCAACCACACCGGTTTTACCAGCGTTCTGGTTAATCAGATTTAGCGCATCAGCACGAGCACGGTCAGAATCGATCGCACCACCACTGTCGGCCTGCAAGGTAACAATACCGATTTCAACACCATTAATGTAGATACCAGCCTGATCACCCACCGCCAAGTTAGTAGCAGCAGGATCAAAACCATCTCCTGCGCCACCCACAACTTGAGTTGCGTTTACCGTCGCACTCACGCCTGTTTCACCGGAAACAGCGTTGATCGCGGCAGCAACGGCAATGGCTGACTGCTCTTTGATTGACGACCAGATTTTACCGCCATCAGATGCAGTGGTTGCACTGGCAGTGTCTGCAGCGGTGCGCGCAGACCCAATACCAACACCATTAATGACCAAATCACCATCTTTCAAGCCTGCAGGTGCAGTGTAGCTTGCAGAGGCGTTTGTATCAGATGCACTCAACAATAATGTTGTATCACCAGCCGCAAGGTCAGAAGACAGCGTAACGCTCATGTCTTTGCCATCAAGGTTTGCAAACGCCAACTCACCAGTAATGGTACCCGCCTGAGCATTTGTCAGAGCTTGACCACCGAATGTTGCCACAGCTGTGGTAGCCTGCTCAAACTCAACGGTGACTGCAGTAGCTGCGAAGTTTTTAACGGTTAGCTCAACGCCGTTTGGCACTCCGGCACCATCGACAGTAATCGATGCAGAAACTTGCAAAGAGTCACCAAAATCGGTGTCATTGATTGCCTGTGCCAGATCTTTATAGTCATCGCTCGGGACACTTACCGGAACACCTCCGATAGTCAGCGTATCACCAGCCTCCATGTCCGCAATTTGAAGGTTACCGGTATATTCTTCCCAAGCTATCACGCCATTGCCAGCATTAGCCGTAATCTCGGAAGCCATGTAGGCTACAGCATTCTGCTCCGCCGTCGCGCCGGCAAACGCCGTAGTAAGAACGTTCTGACCCGCTACGTTTACAGAAAAAGTATAGGTCTCGTCTTCATCAGCAAAGGTAGCAGTACCAACGTCATCAGCCACGGTATTAAACAAGCTACCGCCAGCGTCTAATCGCCCAACAGTAAACACTTTATCCTGCACTTCGCTTACCGTGGTTGCAGTAGCGCGTGTAAAGGTTCCTGCAGTCAAACCAGCGTTTGCCAAGTCACCGCGACCAGTACCGTTACCACCAGTGATATTAATCTCCTTAACATCACCATTAGCAACCAAGGTATACCCACCGTAGTAAGTGTCTTCTGCCGCCAAACCGGTTGCCGCTACAGCAGCTGCATTTTGGGCAGCGATCTCATCTGCATCTGTGACAGGGTCAAGAGTTGAATCTGCAAAGTTAAAAGATATGTCAATATTACGACCATCCTCTGCAACCAGTTGTACACCATTTGCTGCCGAGCCGGTATCGACAGCACGAATACCTGTTTGCTCAGCAAAGGCGTTAATGGCCTGAACGACAGAGGCACGACTGGCGTTGGTATCGCTTGAGGTTGAGATCTCAATTTCGACACCGTTCAGCGAAATGGTTCCGCTGGTCGATGCTCCAGTCATTGCTGAACCTGCCGCCACGTTGTCATTTACAAACGCACGCACGCCGGTTTCATCAGACTTACGGTTAATAGCTTCAACTTTTGCAATGGCAGAAGCCGCAGCATTGGTGGTAGATGCAGTATCGTCACCCGCACGAGAGGCATCAATGCCTACACCGTTGATGGTCAAGTCGCCGTTAGCCAACGCTTCGTCTGTACCGAATGCCGAAACACCCACTTGATCAGAAGCACCCAGTTTGGCTGCGGTCAACTCACCAATGGATACGCCTACTGTTTGACCAGCATTTGCGCCCACTTGGAAAATACCGTTGAAGTTACCGTCAAACAGCGTACGACCGTTGAACGTGGTTTCTTCTGAAGTACGCGTGATTTCAGCGATCAGCTGGTTAACTTCCGATTGCAGAGCAACACGGTCGTCGTCAGAGTTCGTGCCGTTGGCAGACTGAACAGCCAATTCACGAATACGCTGCAAGGCGTCCGTCATAGACTGCAAGGCACCTTCAGCGGTTTGCGCCAAAGAGATACCGTCGCCGGCGTTACGGATCGCTACGCCCAAACCTTTAGTTTGAGATTCGAAGCGGGTTGAGATGGCCAGGCCGGCTGCATCGTCTTTCGCACTGTTAATGCGCAGACCAGATGACAGGCGCTGCAAGGCGGTTTCGTTAGCAGACTGTGACGTGGTCAGGTTACGCTGAGCCGTCAATGACGCTAAGTTGGTATTGATAATCTGTGCCATGAGAGTCTCTCCTCAGTTACATGCCGACGACTCACCCGAACCGCCGTTGCACTTTATTCACAGTGGGGTTGGCGGCAGGGTTTTGCCGTTCTTTAGGATTTTTTTCAAGAAAGCGGAAATTTTTTCGATGCGGCGCTGTTGGCGATAACGAAGTATCGGCCATACCGACAAAACCTAAAGACCTACGCAGAAATTAGTCGTCGCATGGCAGACAAATCTTCGGAGAGCCGTTACAGTTAAGGCCATAGAGTTGTGAAGGTGTAGATAACTAATGACCATGACCGCATTAGAACAACGCTGGCAGCGCGTCACGGAGCTTACGCAACGGCTGCGCCAGTTAACTGGAGAAACGCCGCCGATGCTGGAAGAAGCACAAAGAACCCTACAAGAGCGTGACGCGCTTCTGGGGGAGTTGTTGAGTGAGCCCTCACTGAGTGTCCTAGGAGAATTGGAATTAACATGGCTGCAAACTCAGGTAGGAGCACTGCAGGAAGAAGACGCCGTGCTACGCAAAGCCTTGGGTGCGGAACAACGGCATTTGCAAGCGGAGTTACAGAAAGGGCAAGCCAAGGCAAAAGCGGTGAAGGCGTATCAACAGGGTTGAAGGGCCAGTTACAACTAGACGTTGCCGTATGAGCGCGGCCCTCCTCGCGACGGGTTCAACATGCGGGTGTAAACACCCGCCCTTGTATCTCTCCAGGTGAGGTGATTAGCTATCACTATAACCGTGAAGTGAGTGAGGACGTACCTGCCCTGAGTGCAGTGACGACTGAAACGTAGATTGTCCCCTCACTTCGTTTATCTCTTAAACTGAATGGTATCCAAGCGCCTTTCCAGTGGAAAGTGATGCTGTATGTACAAGGGGAGTGGAGCGAGATGGTTGCTTACGTTGGTATTGATGTCAGCAAAAGCAAAATTGACCTGTGCTGGTTGCGCGACGCAACGGGCAAAAAAGTAAAAACGAAAGTGTTTAAGAACAGTGACTTTCACCTGATCAGTCAGTGGCTAGCGAAGTCGATTGATATGAGCCCAGAGTCCGTTCATATCACACTGGAAGCCACCGGTGTTTATCACGAAGGCCTCGTGTATCACCTGCATGAACAAGGCTATCGGGTGTTTGTAGCCAACCCCGGAAAGGCAAATCTGTTTGCCAAGTCTCATGGTATGACGCACAAGACCGATAAGTCTGATGCAAAACTGCTGGCAAAGTACGGTGCCAGTGAGCCTGCCAACTTACATCGCTGGGAGCCGGATCCGCCAGAAGTGCGAGAGCTGAAAGCTATTTCACGGCGGTTACATGCACTAGAAAAAGACCGTCAGCGTGAGACTAATCGACTGGAAAGCAGTCAGATATCCGGCGCATCACTGCGAGTGACTGACTCCATTCACGCGATGATCGGCAAATTGGATGACGAGATTGAGCGTCTGAAACAAGACATTGATGATCGGATTAAAAAAGACCCTGTGCTGGCAACGAATCACGAGCTACTGGGGAGCATCAAAGGTATTGGCGGCGTCATGCAGCGCGAACTGGTCTGCCTTTTTGCGCGCAAGCGCTTCTGTACGGCGAAACAAGTAGCGGCTTATCTCGGGCTGATCCCTCGACTGTGGGAGTCTGGAGTGCTCAAAGGCAAAACGACACTCAGTAAAACAGGCCCTTCCTACTTGCGTGCCAAGCTGTACATGGCGGCGGTGGCGGCAAGCCAGCACAACCCGGACATTAAGAAACAGAAAAATCGCCTGCTCGCACAAGGAAAGAGCAGGATGGCCGCCTTAGGAGCGGCCATGCGTAAGCTGGTTCAGATCTGCTTTGGCGTGATAAAGAACCAGCAACCCTATCAACCTCAGGCGGTTTAGTAACCGCTTGAGGTCGGTGCGGAGAGATGGTATCTACCGGATAAAGTTAAAGAGTGAGAGACTCGATACTTTTACGTAGGTTTGCTGTGCCGCTTGCAGCGCTGTCGTCTCCATTTGCAAACGACTCACGGCTTCCGCCAGGTCGACATCCGCTAACTTAGAACGCACGTCTTTGGATACCAACTCCAGATCCAAATGAATGTCTTTGGTGGTTTCCGCCGTGTTCAGTCGGGCACCGATCTTGGCGCGATAGATCGATATATTTTCAATGGCTGAGTCGATGTTATCCAACGAGTCACCCACTAGATTTGAGACCGCTTGTGACTCGTCGAATGAATCTCCCAGCATCATCAAGCCATCGACCAGTTTTTCCAACGTGTAAAGAGGGCCTTGCTTGGTCGTGGTTTCAACCACAAAGTTGTCCCCCGCCACTGGCTTGCCGCTAATACTGATCAACATTCCGCCGAACTGAACCTGCTGTCCGGGTACAAATGCAACGTTTTTTTGCCCCTCTACAACGCTATTATCACTGCGTCGACGTATGGTGAAGTTAGCACCTGGCGGTTCAACGTCTAGCTCGTTATTAAAGGTGATGATAGCGTCATTAGGATAGAAATCCTGAAATTCTTCCTCATTGAATATCACTCCCTGAGATATGACGCCTGGCGGGTTGCCGCGGTTAAGTTCATTACCATAGGTGTAAAAAGACGGCTTTTTAATAGGCACATCTAAGAAGATGTCTTTGCCGTTGTCACTGACGGGTACGCTGTTGGAGTTGGAAATTCTTACTAACCGCTGCCCTTCATCGCCTTGGTAGGTGTAACCACCGCCCGGGTTTTTTACAAAAGCTTGGGTTTGACCCGAAAAGCCAGAAAACAAAAATTCGCCACTGGCGTCTTTGCTATTGATTTGCTGGAACAACTCATCCATGCGCAGTTTGATTTCTGCGGCATAAGCTTGTCGGTCGGTTTGGGTGGTCGTGCCATTACCAGCAGCGACGGCTAATTCGCGCACCCGCTGCATCACAACTTCCATACCCACCATGATGGATTCTTGGTATTCGAGCCGACCTTGTAAGGAGTCGATGTTTTTGAC
It contains:
- the fliS gene encoding flagellar export chaperone FliS, with amino-acid sequence MYARGARQYQAVGTETSIMDADPHKLIQLLIDGALARMSAAKGHIQRNDIEQRNKMLNSAINIISGLQESLNMDAGELSMNLERLYDYMTRRLFEANMRNDEKIVDEVIGLMMEIKTAWDGIRQEALALAR
- a CDS encoding methyltransferase domain-containing protein, whose amino-acid sequence is MTQAKRQVKPSALPEYTDIKVLERQAVWHLDQAGKHDIGYDASNEHLAQAALLAEALAQYPEHRALAYNFNGRIALEKGQFDDAELFLTEAAKLSPKDPGIAFSRGHLALQRHRLSDAAAFFRDAIDIDPNATIADQSLAYVKYRSGMYAEAFGDYRKLVRKYPKNSALTSRLLECASQIKADYYDATLAADIINLLHTDNLDHQALAPLAGSLLIHRYELHNPNASIELHQLVQDELLIAALNRLLFVHPELDDLLASLRQTVLHHHLSLGHIDADLKPLLLGLAQYGLHNEFLLYQTPDEAQTIQALKGYLKEELGGQCKPKDLILPALLLSLYEPLAQKGLAWPVKALMKAADKQAQAVFHAHLLATAEEVVRANELEALTDIQGGVSQDVRAQYEDNPYPRWTHLPLHTPAHYARAVASEIPAFNINTFRHRKPTRVLIAGSGTGRHAIHMARHFHDVDVTAVDLSRRSLAYGQAMAERYGVDNIEFYQADILALTKDLLPEQELFDVIECSGVLHHMGNPMAGWEALTELLRPQGLMKVGLYSRRARTTITSLRRVIADQGFGTTPDDIRRFRHALLQQKSEGPDLKTITTSVDFYSMSGVRDLLFHAQEHVFSPEDLSLLIRQLPLEFLGFVLPPSVRRSYQHFFPDDQLMNDLKNWERLEIDNPRLFGGMYQMYLQKR
- the fliD gene encoding flagellar filament capping protein FliD yields the protein MASIQSLGIGSGLLTADLAEQIIAAEREATDKRLEFKTAKVEAQITAYGEVKSALSSLEVAARALSSATNIRQTKATSSNASAVTATTSSTAEVGNYSIAVDSIAQSHTVASPRYNSVTDTVGTGTLTFRFGTFDYDGSNNIQGFEQNSAGREFTLDLNSTNNTLGGVRDAINAANMGVQASLVNDGTGFRLLLSSKEAGLDNAMEITVAGDAGLQALAYNETQNDPNNNMLMTQKAADAELTVNGLAITSRSNQLTEVIRGVTINLNSATAGSTVNLNISRDTSGVVEKTEEFIDAYNFYREVYSEVTKFSPDDPQGGLLLGDSTLRTVQNQVRSALTQIVSGLENSQYRSLADIGIFTDRTDNYKLALNVDKLEQAFQNSIDSVTGLFANRTVANDGLINYIAKSADTKPGEYAVEITQLATQAKMKGRPITEPTAGNPVIIGGSNDSFRINVDGTTATVDLTQGTYDNIDDLVLMIQNSINNNSTLLGRSRSVTVGFNEATSSIEITSSRFGSSSQVSLVGADANIANTLGLTLPGQGGVSGQFYNTLNDLAFSASTIPGSREVFEKDSFNFASNTVSFDLILNGGAPVNITLDQDMSNVLDINGNVVEERSRNDMLSYINAQLNAAGLAGQVTAQFNSSNRLVFSSPIDAAPQTIELANVNVTGSNDVLGLESAQGDANSGVSIGTGVQFQLSYDNRYIEVNSGIIDVPAGIYETPEALAAAIQAAINSDPTVEGAAVGAITTPGTRPIGTAINFDARPAGFTFEYNGQSFTVDVDANGTDNLDSVQTAIDNALVAGGLAAGDVKAINSAGGLALETLAKGSSEVLTMLSDGRGDMTTPGNAITTGIDFSADPANFTFRVDGVNIDVSLTEDLSAGTAEDTLAYIQQRLNIGLANAGGGGNFTAGDVVARLDENDQIVFETRSKNGAKTNATFGALASLEVVSADAGAAASLGLAAAGPNILGRDAFGFELGSVQGFDSQSTVTYEKDEQGRGRFNISFDNSTNVSFAFVSNPATSQLGFSLSDGSENEVAMGKDVQGTINGIRATGNGQVLTAGSGAQAATNGYILGSPGFDFSSAVGLDSASNTIRVTIDGVASGEINLTETAYATGRALADEMKRAINNDSALASAGKAVDVQYDPNTNTFGIFSVSTGVNSKVRINSMDPALSAVTGLSPTSATTDGKDASGSKDPAAGIQLRVLGGQLGSRGTVNYVSGVFEQLGNLFSGLLKSGGTVQTRLAGLDKEMDLINEEKARLETRIAAQEQRLKSQFLFNDLIISRLNSTESFLQQQFDIMNSMLTNKK
- a CDS encoding flagellar protein FlaG, which gives rise to MANSMEASLAVFKATTAKSASSPAVQQTRTNETGKALPSSTATMASLSGTDLRSSEQKVEVAQDKVQTANDVNDAVARLKDYVQNTQRSLNFSLDESSGITVISVYDASTQELIRQIPSEEAVSLAQKLNQEEPLTLFRAQV